One part of the Mariniflexile litorale genome encodes these proteins:
- a CDS encoding glycosyltransferase family 4 protein, whose amino-acid sequence MKTYIQGLNIVGYTDGMFGLGEAVRLNINAAKKLDIPLNLINYEKVKQNFNYQYSFNYAINLVQLSLKDLESFIAIIDPNIFKNKYSILFLVWESEYIAPELVENLNLFNEIWTPSKYCKKIFQKTYNSPIIIVPHPVEVHLNPLPNQNTSHFFDDNKFSFLFIFSYHSSMERKNPFFLIEAFKTAFDDNDPVELVIKTAGGKHHKKQKQRLEQCNSKNIKIYDRELDKNSVNHLINSCDAYVSMHHSEGFGLTLAEAMYLGKPAVATNYSGNTEFMNDNNSFLIDYKLSYIENSDSNFCSKTLWANPLLYMAVEKLKSVYNNADLRTAKALNAKLFVKEKLSFYTIGTIIKNRLNYIYDNFDDLVTNQNQNAFLINQLQSAKIENAQLRREIRRMKKNLIIRFILILKNSIRKLKSKH is encoded by the coding sequence ATGAAAACTTATATACAAGGACTTAATATCGTTGGATATACCGATGGCATGTTTGGCCTAGGAGAAGCCGTTAGATTAAATATAAATGCGGCTAAAAAACTTGATATCCCTCTTAATTTAATAAATTATGAAAAAGTAAAACAAAATTTCAATTATCAGTATTCATTCAATTATGCTATTAATTTAGTTCAATTATCCCTAAAGGATCTTGAATCTTTTATTGCTATTATTGATCCCAATATATTTAAAAATAAATACTCCATTCTTTTCTTAGTATGGGAATCAGAGTATATAGCTCCCGAATTAGTTGAAAACTTAAACCTTTTTAATGAAATTTGGACCCCCTCCAAGTATTGCAAAAAAATATTCCAGAAAACATATAACAGCCCTATAATTATAGTGCCTCATCCTGTTGAAGTACATCTTAATCCGCTTCCAAATCAAAATACAAGCCATTTTTTTGATGACAATAAATTTAGCTTTCTATTCATATTTAGCTATCACAGTTCTATGGAAAGGAAAAATCCCTTTTTCTTAATTGAGGCTTTTAAAACGGCTTTTGATGATAATGACCCCGTCGAATTAGTCATCAAAACAGCTGGTGGGAAACATCACAAGAAACAAAAACAACGTTTAGAACAATGTAATTCCAAAAACATAAAAATTTATGATAGGGAACTCGATAAAAACAGTGTGAACCATTTGATTAATTCATGTGACGCTTATGTATCCATGCATCATTCAGAAGGATTTGGATTAACATTAGCCGAAGCCATGTATTTAGGTAAACCAGCTGTAGCAACGAATTATTCGGGCAATACGGAATTCATGAATGATAATAATAGTTTCCTCATAGATTATAAACTAAGTTACATTGAAAATTCAGATAGTAACTTTTGTTCTAAAACATTATGGGCTAATCCATTACTTTATATGGCCGTTGAAAAACTAAAAAGTGTTTACAATAATGCTGATTTACGGACTGCCAAAGCCTTAAATGCTAAACTTTTTGTTAAAGAAAAATTGTCTTTCTATACTATTGGTACCATTATAAAAAATCGATTAAATTATATATATGACAACTTTGATGACTTGGTTACAAATCAAAATCAAAATGCATTCCTTATAAATCAATTACAGTCTGCAAAAATTGAAAACGCACAACTTAGAAGGGAGATTCGAAGAATGAAGAAAAACTTAATCATCCGTTTTATTCTAATTCTAAAAAATAGTATCAGAAAATTAAAATCTAAACATTAA
- a CDS encoding PQQ-binding-like beta-propeller repeat protein has protein sequence MLYFNKITVIRNLFIVLVCCVFLSCGGILQNKTFPRKTTTWVTVHGNSHNSDFLPVEGPKNIRLKWSKKLDGVINLGATNDLNGRVYITSTSEDCHLYALDASTGETFWCTDIVNEYAVASSVLVDLEGHLFIADDKAMHAFNEAGHLLWRSPIIGFPLSAQFTKEGSIIFITHIGVIYVMDRKSGKNVLNPYFMNQDTVIKFESDPTACMRGTKDCPSANTLAIHQPSGKFFFTYWRPNTPQASIIAMQYSEKPNPTLTHLWENNSLPGGSTTSPVISADGKKVYVNDNYGSIHALSTHTGDKIWEYNLGYETGGSQSTSPDGYIMPAGGGRSPLTSIKDLGEKPELVWSDETLNNRGVATQTKGNLSYPTVSSSTRGRFYNDLLVVDVLTGTVLDREPLPVKTFFTVGTTVDQDGVIYVASFNGYLFAFEHE, from the coding sequence ATGCTCTATTTTAATAAAATTACCGTAATAAGAAATCTTTTTATAGTATTGGTGTGTTGTGTGTTTTTATCCTGTGGCGGCATCCTTCAAAATAAAACTTTCCCCAGAAAAACTACAACATGGGTTACCGTTCACGGGAACAGTCATAATTCTGATTTCTTACCTGTGGAAGGTCCAAAAAACATTAGACTAAAATGGAGTAAAAAGCTGGATGGAGTTATAAATCTCGGCGCAACCAATGATTTGAATGGACGGGTTTATATAACAAGTACTTCAGAAGATTGTCATTTATATGCTTTGGATGCTTCCACCGGAGAAACCTTTTGGTGTACCGACATAGTAAATGAATATGCAGTAGCTTCCTCAGTATTAGTAGACCTAGAAGGACACCTATTTATTGCAGATGATAAGGCTATGCATGCCTTTAATGAAGCAGGTCATTTATTATGGAGAAGCCCTATTATAGGATTTCCGCTTTCAGCCCAATTTACCAAAGAAGGAAGCATTATATTCATCACCCATATAGGTGTTATTTATGTAATGGATCGAAAGAGCGGTAAAAATGTACTGAATCCTTATTTTATGAATCAAGATACAGTAATAAAATTTGAATCTGACCCCACAGCTTGTATGAGAGGAACAAAAGATTGTCCGAGTGCCAATACACTAGCGATACATCAACCTAGTGGAAAATTCTTCTTTACTTATTGGCGGCCTAATACACCTCAAGCATCTATAATAGCCATGCAATATTCTGAAAAACCAAACCCAACTCTTACACATCTTTGGGAGAATAACTCGCTTCCTGGAGGTAGCACTACCAGCCCGGTTATTTCTGCAGATGGTAAAAAAGTGTATGTTAATGATAATTATGGCAGTATACATGCTTTAAGTACGCATACTGGGGATAAAATTTGGGAATATAATTTAGGATATGAAACTGGAGGAAGTCAATCCACCTCTCCAGATGGCTATATTATGCCTGCAGGAGGAGGAAGGTCTCCACTTACTTCTATTAAAGATTTAGGAGAAAAACCAGAGTTGGTTTGGAGCGATGAGACTTTGAATAATCGTGGAGTAGCAACTCAGACCAAAGGTAATCTTTCTTATCCTACCGTTTCCTCTTCCACTCGAGGAAGGTTTTACAATGATTTATTGGTGGTTGATGTGCTAACGGGTACTGTGTTAGATAGAGAGCCCCTGCCGGTTAAAACATTTTTTACTGTTGGGACTACTGTGGACCAAGATGGTGTTATTTATGTAGCCAGTTTTAATGGATATCTATTTGCTTTTGAACATGAATGA
- a CDS encoding histidine kinase, which produces MRNNRFILMVAFSLSLLVNIPRIVFFLGKEESFVATFLDISIHDTLFRILSVFGFSFLILKLHVDWIPKRFQKRSFLISSSISFLVLIVWMKLFKTFDIIVNAGTSSTLSPKFNTFIYIFVMIMLFVISRTITLFNQSKKDALEKEQLKQQSLHNELAALKNQVNPHFLFNTLNSLSLVIREDQNAAIKFINKLSFLYRYMLQSKNQDLITIKEELKFLESYIFLIKQRYRDNIQVNISIKKECYQRKIPTLALQFLLENAVKHNEISKNKPLVIEVLNDIEAVIVKNKLQKRTGFVESTHMGLTNLNSRFKLLTNKEIIIQNDKNYFTVKIPLL; this is translated from the coding sequence ATGAGAAATAACAGATTTATATTAATGGTTGCCTTTAGCCTTTCTCTATTGGTTAATATACCGCGAATTGTATTCTTTTTAGGAAAAGAAGAATCGTTTGTAGCCACTTTTTTAGACATCTCCATACATGATACCTTATTTAGAATATTATCCGTTTTTGGATTTAGTTTTTTAATTCTCAAACTTCATGTAGATTGGATTCCAAAAAGATTTCAAAAAAGGTCTTTTTTAATTTCAAGTAGCATCTCATTTTTGGTTTTAATAGTCTGGATGAAATTATTTAAAACATTTGATATTATAGTTAATGCAGGCACATCTTCAACTCTAAGCCCCAAGTTTAATACCTTCATCTATATTTTTGTAATGATTATGCTATTTGTTATAAGTAGAACCATAACGCTCTTCAATCAATCAAAAAAAGATGCTCTCGAAAAAGAACAATTAAAACAACAGAGTTTACATAATGAACTGGCTGCTTTAAAGAATCAAGTAAATCCTCATTTTTTATTTAACACGTTAAATTCTTTAAGTTTGGTAATAAGGGAAGATCAAAATGCAGCAATAAAATTCATTAATAAATTATCGTTTTTATATCGATACATGCTTCAAAGTAAAAATCAAGACCTTATTACCATTAAAGAAGAACTTAAGTTTTTAGAAAGTTATATATTTTTGATTAAACAACGTTATAGAGATAATATCCAGGTAAATATTTCTATAAAAAAGGAATGCTATCAACGTAAAATCCCAACACTTGCTTTGCAATTCTTATTAGAAAACGCAGTTAAGCATAATGAAATATCAAAAAACAAACCTTTAGTTATCGAAGTATTAAATGACATAGAGGCTGTAATTGTTAAAAATAAGCTGCAAAAACGCACTGGTTTTGTTGAAAGCACACATATGGGCTTAACCAATTTAAACTCCAGGTTCAAACTGTTAACCAATAAGGAAATCATTATTCAAAATGACAAAAACTATTTTACAGTAAAAATACCTTTATTATGA
- a CDS encoding GNAT family N-acetyltransferase, protein MELVEFYFNDYFITTDKSKMDVSAIHDFLSKYSGWSDNIPFDRVKISIDNSLNFGVFHEDNQIGFARVISDFSTIAYLGDIYVLKNYRRQGISKKLMDTIMAHPNLQGLRRWILLTSTADCLYEKYGFNKLPNPEWYMENYNPNIYRN, encoded by the coding sequence ATGGAATTAGTTGAATTTTATTTTAATGACTATTTTATCACAACCGATAAAAGCAAAATGGATGTATCTGCAATTCATGATTTTCTATCAAAATATTCAGGCTGGAGTGATAACATTCCTTTTGATAGAGTTAAAATTTCAATTGACAATTCATTGAACTTTGGAGTTTTTCATGAGGATAATCAAATAGGCTTTGCCAGAGTAATCTCCGATTTTTCGACAATTGCCTATTTAGGAGATATTTATGTTTTAAAAAATTACCGCAGACAAGGAATTTCAAAAAAATTAATGGATACTATTATGGCTCATCCAAATTTGCAAGGCTTAAGAAGATGGATTTTATTAACTTCTACAGCCGATTGCCTATATGAAAAGTATGGTTTTAATAAACTGCCAAATCCAGAATGGTATATGGAAAATTATAACCCAAATATATATAGAAATTAG
- a CDS encoding T9SS type A sorting domain-containing protein: MNLIIKLFASALILCYFLNSSAQEWELVKGLPQIEFSSIISSNNKIYAASQNNLYVSSDGVNWQVQQIHPISILPTCMIIVNNLLYVGTMENGVYYKTLATESSWSHALLGLQISSFEMHDGSLHVSSLGSGVWKNVLGTWNNMTFNLATYSYNVSKIKSIDGTLFAFAGSNGTFYKFNSNTNNWKEYFYGATYAPGLTINDALFTNNTILLSNGNRLLRSDDSGASWHNDNSQLTNGIHRFLFKGGSFNYAATILGDYNTTQLHKRTNNAKSQSSWGDNTETLPFIFYEITEFNQKMYIASNLGIFVKSNNVLDTDDPTKIPLKTKIFPSPSSNGRFTVLCEEKIDNLEIFDLNGKKIVSKKECNNKREFITIPTKGVYLVKTKTQDKSDVKKIIIQ; the protein is encoded by the coding sequence ATGAATTTAATAATCAAATTGTTTGCATCAGCACTTATCTTATGCTATTTTTTAAATAGTAGTGCACAAGAATGGGAATTAGTCAAAGGTCTTCCGCAAATTGAATTTTCATCCATTATAAGTTCAAATAATAAAATTTATGCAGCAAGTCAAAATAATTTATATGTTAGTAGTGACGGCGTAAATTGGCAAGTACAACAAATCCATCCTATTTCTATTTTACCCACATGTATGATTATTGTTAACAATCTACTCTATGTAGGGACTATGGAAAACGGCGTGTACTACAAAACACTAGCAACTGAATCTTCTTGGAGTCATGCTTTGTTAGGACTGCAAATAAGCTCATTTGAGATGCACGATGGATCTCTGCATGTTTCGAGTTTGGGCTCTGGTGTATGGAAAAATGTATTGGGAACTTGGAACAATATGACGTTTAACTTAGCTACGTATTCATATAATGTGAGTAAAATAAAATCTATAGATGGTACTCTTTTCGCTTTTGCAGGTTCAAATGGAACATTTTATAAATTTAATTCCAATACAAACAATTGGAAAGAATATTTTTATGGCGCAACATATGCTCCCGGATTAACAATTAATGACGCACTATTTACTAACAATACCATTCTCTTATCTAACGGCAATCGTTTATTACGCTCAGACGATAGTGGTGCAAGTTGGCACAATGATAATAGTCAGCTAACAAATGGTATACATCGCTTCTTGTTTAAAGGAGGTTCTTTTAATTATGCTGCCACAATACTAGGTGACTATAATACCACCCAACTTCATAAAAGAACCAACAATGCAAAGTCACAAAGTAGCTGGGGAGATAATACTGAAACATTACCTTTTATTTTTTATGAGATAACCGAGTTCAACCAAAAAATGTACATCGCGTCTAATCTTGGGATATTTGTAAAATCAAATAATGTACTAGATACCGACGACCCAACCAAGATTCCTCTGAAAACTAAAATATTCCCTTCTCCTTCATCGAATGGGAGATTTACAGTGTTGTGCGAGGAAAAAATCGACAACCTTGAAATATTTGATTTGAATGGAAAGAAAATTGTTTCAAAAAAAGAATGTAATAATAAACGAGAATTTATTACAATCCCAACAAAGGGAGTCTATTTGGTGAAAACAAAAACTCAAGATAAATCTGATGTTAAAAAAATTATAATACAATAA
- a CDS encoding DUF6515 family protein — protein sequence MKTKKLIVVINLIVLFFIMEEVHPQRSIIVKTPNKTIVRTTSPRVIYKSPVPTVRTVSTLPNTTVVVKHNGLGYHYVGGLYYRYYNGRYVLVAAPVGLRIRVLPVGNTQIIVYGKPYFYFQGNYYIQVTNGYKIVAAPENMTVPDLPEEAEQIEIDGKNYYEYNNTLYKVITTPEGKQFKVVGDLKG from the coding sequence ATGAAGACTAAAAAATTGATAGTTGTAATTAACCTTATCGTTTTGTTTTTTATAATGGAAGAGGTTCACCCCCAAAGAAGCATCATTGTAAAAACCCCTAATAAAACCATTGTTAGAACTACAAGTCCCAGAGTAATATACAAAAGTCCAGTACCTACAGTTAGAACTGTTAGTACTTTGCCCAACACTACCGTTGTGGTAAAACATAACGGTTTAGGGTATCACTATGTGGGTGGATTATACTATAGGTATTATAATGGAAGATACGTGCTAGTAGCAGCTCCTGTAGGTTTAAGAATAAGGGTATTACCAGTTGGAAATACACAAATAATAGTTTATGGCAAACCCTATTTTTATTTTCAAGGTAATTATTATATTCAGGTTACCAATGGTTACAAAATTGTGGCAGCTCCTGAAAACATGACGGTACCTGATTTACCCGAAGAAGCTGAACAAATTGAAATTGACGGTAAAAACTATTATGAATATAATAATACACTCTACAAAGTAATAACAACCCCCGAAGGAAAACAGTTTAAAGTAGTAGGCGATTTAAAAGGTTAA
- a CDS encoding helix-turn-helix transcriptional regulator, translating to MKFETYFPLEKLKPYVKYFVISENELENKYKVFPSTNLVIGFQYKGQLTSLKNDTENKLASAGITGISDSYKIFKGSKNIGTILVYFTEVGFAHFYSNPVNELFNLSISLDDIFHQSKVNEIEEKLTMATTDEQRIIITEYFLLSQLKDIETDKLIIEAIRLIYLNKGLIRIKELNEKLHISQSPFEKRFRKIVGTTPKKFTSIVRFNNILDSLNKTQSLTEIGYENNFFDQAHFIKNFKQFTGETPENFKRLL from the coding sequence ATGAAATTTGAAACATACTTTCCGTTAGAAAAACTAAAACCTTACGTTAAGTATTTTGTTATATCTGAAAATGAGCTAGAAAACAAATATAAAGTATTTCCTTCAACAAATTTGGTTATAGGGTTTCAATACAAAGGGCAACTTACAAGTCTAAAAAATGATACAGAAAATAAACTTGCCTCCGCTGGAATTACTGGAATCTCTGATAGCTATAAAATTTTCAAAGGTTCCAAGAATATAGGAACAATTCTGGTATACTTCACCGAGGTGGGATTTGCCCATTTTTATTCCAATCCCGTAAATGAGTTATTCAATTTAAGTATTTCATTAGACGATATTTTTCATCAAAGTAAAGTAAATGAAATTGAAGAAAAATTAACAATGGCTACTACAGACGAACAAAGAATAATAATTACAGAGTATTTTTTACTTTCCCAACTCAAAGATATTGAAACCGATAAGCTAATTATAGAAGCTATAAGATTAATATATCTAAATAAAGGTTTAATTAGAATAAAAGAGTTAAATGAAAAATTACATATTAGTCAAAGTCCTTTTGAAAAGCGTTTCAGAAAAATAGTTGGAACTACACCTAAAAAATTCACTTCTATTGTTCGTTTCAATAATATTCTTGATAGTCTTAACAAGACGCAATCACTTACTGAAATTGGATACGAAAACAACTTTTTTGATCAAGCCCATTTTATCAAAAATTTTAAGCAATTTACAGGAGAAACTCCTGAAAATTTTAAACGTTTATTGTAA
- a CDS encoding PHB depolymerase family esterase yields MKVKTFNLIIYFSLSIMVFIGCASGEDATTNTDSGLRKFESIEVDGRTRNYILKLPKTFEKTESIPLVIFLHGFGGKAAQAENEYGMNVKADTEGFAVVYPEGVPNEGLLGLRSWNAGDCCDYAQEKNIDDVVFIEELIDYLMLKYPKLNKNKVYATGISNGAMMCYRLAAELSDKIAAIAPVSGPMMMDFKLVKSMPILHIHSSLDTKVPFEGGVGLGGYTYNSVVSTLETWQIQNNCSLETKVSQYENYIVKHYLGCSDRNDIFLYLTSDGGHSWPGSIKARINADTPSTAFIANDVIWEFFKAH; encoded by the coding sequence ATGAAAGTAAAAACATTTAATTTAATTATTTATTTTTCATTGTCTATAATGGTGTTTATTGGTTGTGCATCAGGAGAGGATGCCACAACCAATACAGATTCAGGTCTAAGAAAATTTGAAAGTATTGAGGTAGATGGAAGAACCCGAAATTATATATTAAAGCTTCCAAAAACATTTGAAAAAACTGAAAGTATCCCTTTAGTAATTTTTTTGCATGGTTTTGGAGGCAAAGCCGCACAAGCAGAAAACGAGTATGGGATGAATGTAAAAGCTGATACTGAAGGTTTTGCCGTTGTGTATCCCGAAGGTGTTCCGAATGAAGGTTTGTTAGGGTTGCGATCATGGAACGCAGGAGATTGTTGCGATTACGCCCAAGAAAAAAATATAGATGATGTTGTCTTTATAGAAGAACTCATTGACTATTTGATGTTAAAATATCCTAAACTAAACAAGAACAAAGTGTATGCCACTGGTATATCAAATGGTGCTATGATGTGTTATCGTTTAGCGGCAGAACTAAGTGATAAAATAGCTGCCATTGCGCCTGTAAGTGGCCCCATGATGATGGATTTTAAGTTGGTTAAATCCATGCCTATTCTTCATATCCATTCATCTTTAGATACAAAGGTTCCTTTTGAAGGTGGGGTAGGCTTAGGTGGGTATACTTATAACTCTGTTGTATCCACTTTAGAGACATGGCAGATTCAAAATAATTGTAGTTTGGAAACGAAAGTGAGTCAATATGAGAATTATATTGTTAAACACTATCTGGGATGTTCAGATAGGAACGATATTTTTCTTTATTTAACTTCAGATGGAGGTCATTCATGGCCTGGAAGTATAAAAGCACGTATCAATGCTGATACTCCTTCAACAGCTTTTATAGCTAACGATGTGATTTGGGAATTTTTTAAAGCACATTAG
- a CDS encoding dihydrofolate reductase family protein, giving the protein MRKISVFIAMSLDGYIAKPNDDLSFLKLVEQEGEDYGYAKFAATIDTLIIGRKTYDYVVKEIGASHYDNGERDVYVITRTEKPQVGRTTFYTGNITELVKRLKSKKEKNIYCDGGAEIINELLKNDLIDEFIISVIPILLGNGTRLFKNGRPEQLLEFVCAKTFDKGLTQLHYKRKK; this is encoded by the coding sequence ATGCGAAAAATATCAGTTTTTATTGCAATGAGTCTAGATGGCTACATTGCCAAACCAAATGACGATCTCAGCTTCTTAAAATTAGTAGAACAAGAAGGAGAAGACTATGGATATGCGAAATTCGCGGCAACAATTGACACACTAATTATTGGTAGAAAAACTTATGATTACGTAGTTAAAGAAATCGGTGCTTCACATTATGACAATGGAGAAAGAGATGTTTACGTAATAACCAGAACTGAAAAACCGCAAGTGGGTAGAACAACTTTCTATACAGGAAACATAACCGAATTAGTTAAACGACTTAAATCAAAAAAAGAAAAAAACATTTACTGTGACGGTGGAGCGGAAATTATTAATGAACTTTTAAAAAATGACTTAATTGACGAATTTATTATTTCAGTCATTCCAATACTGTTAGGTAACGGAACTAGACTATTTAAAAATGGAAGACCTGAGCAACTGCTTGAATTTGTATGCGCAAAAACTTTTGACAAAGGATTAACCCAGCTACATTATAAAAGAAAAAAATAA
- a CDS encoding DUF1398 family protein yields the protein MSNQQKMFTLEQIKTAHSKVKSGADFPAYIQNLKKMGVTYYETFVRDGHTDYFGNNNYKVVSPAIYEKLTIVAKSNEKEFRIQLKNHQDGKTDYLTFCMDAANSGIEKWGVCIKKMTCIYFDRLNEKILVEEIPH from the coding sequence ATGAGTAACCAACAAAAAATGTTTACATTAGAACAAATCAAAACCGCTCACAGTAAAGTAAAATCAGGTGCAGACTTTCCTGCATATATTCAAAATCTCAAAAAAATGGGAGTAACTTATTATGAAACTTTTGTGAGAGATGGACATACAGATTATTTTGGTAATAACAATTACAAAGTAGTGTCACCAGCTATTTATGAAAAGTTAACTATTGTTGCAAAATCAAATGAAAAAGAATTTCGCATCCAATTAAAAAATCATCAAGATGGTAAAACTGATTATTTAACATTTTGTATGGATGCAGCAAACTCAGGTATTGAAAAATGGGGAGTATGTATAAAAAAAATGACTTGTATCTACTTCGACAGATTAAATGAAAAAATTTTAGTGGAAGAAATACCTCATTGA
- a CDS encoding helix-turn-helix transcriptional regulator produces MKFKNIKPNIELEPFIHSYWELKGNEYDKQWERNFPDGCAGLVMNLGDICLTDNGTVSIEFGKSYMVGAMNSFKDSFIDNNTHLIGVCLKPASITNFYSYAPQIEFTNKTIELEKSNSFNIDKILRNPTNYFNQFYIDRLNNNNIQLQSALQDIAISKGQLAIYDVAKRNSISLRQLERDFKIHIGLSPKEYSNIVRFQYALSVIKHSDKKRSLLDISFECGYYDHSHLANEIKKHTGLSPSQL; encoded by the coding sequence ATGAAATTTAAAAATATAAAACCTAATATAGAATTAGAACCTTTTATTCATTCCTATTGGGAACTGAAGGGGAACGAATACGACAAACAATGGGAACGTAACTTTCCAGATGGTTGTGCAGGATTGGTTATGAACTTGGGAGATATTTGTTTAACGGACAACGGCACAGTTTCTATCGAGTTCGGTAAGTCATATATGGTTGGAGCAATGAATTCTTTTAAAGATAGTTTTATAGATAACAATACACATTTAATAGGTGTATGTTTAAAACCCGCATCTATAACTAATTTTTACTCATATGCACCACAAATAGAATTCACCAATAAAACAATTGAACTTGAAAAATCAAACTCATTTAATATTGATAAAATACTTAGAAATCCAACCAATTATTTTAATCAATTCTATATAGACAGACTTAACAACAATAACATACAGTTGCAATCGGCTTTACAAGATATCGCAATCTCAAAAGGTCAACTAGCAATTTATGACGTTGCCAAAAGAAACTCCATATCGTTAAGACAATTAGAGAGAGATTTTAAAATTCATATAGGTCTTTCACCTAAAGAGTATTCCAATATTGTTCGATTCCAATATGCCTTATCAGTTATAAAGCATTCAGACAAAAAGAGAAGTTTGTTAGATATTTCCTTTGAATGTGGTTATTATGACCATTCACACTTAGCAAATGAAATAAAAAAACATACTGGACTTTCTCCATCACAACTTTAG
- a CDS encoding LytTR family DNA-binding domain-containing protein, whose product MKVLIIEDEHTASENLKYHLNNIEPSITIETTLETVADAVSYFNNEFFAELVFVDIHLADGISFEIFEKTEVNIPIIFTTAYNEYAIKAFKVNSIDYLLKPIDEDELREAINKYKSLKLKYPINDQFQQLLKLINRKSFKSTYLVQQRDTLLPLEINGIAYFTIDAGVVKAITLDNKSFVLDKKLEEIELEINPEQFFRANRQFIVQRNTIENLKMYFNGKLILNIYPKPKEQIIISKAKAPQLKNWINNGAF is encoded by the coding sequence ATGAAAGTGTTAATTATTGAAGATGAACATACCGCATCAGAAAACCTGAAATATCATTTAAATAATATTGAACCATCTATAACTATTGAAACTACTCTTGAAACTGTTGCAGATGCTGTTTCCTATTTTAATAATGAATTTTTTGCAGAATTGGTATTTGTGGATATTCATTTAGCCGATGGCATCTCATTTGAAATATTTGAAAAAACAGAAGTAAATATTCCTATTATATTCACCACTGCTTATAATGAATATGCTATTAAAGCATTCAAAGTAAATAGTATCGATTACCTACTGAAACCCATAGATGAAGACGAGCTAAGAGAGGCAATCAATAAATATAAATCATTAAAATTAAAATACCCCATTAATGATCAATTTCAGCAATTGTTGAAATTAATAAACAGAAAATCATTTAAAAGTACCTATCTGGTTCAACAAAGAGATACTTTACTTCCTTTAGAAATAAATGGGATAGCCTATTTTACTATAGATGCAGGTGTTGTAAAAGCAATTACCTTGGATAATAAAAGTTTTGTGCTCGACAAAAAATTGGAAGAAATAGAACTAGAAATAAACCCCGAACAATTCTTTAGAGCCAATAGGCAATTTATAGTACAACGTAATACTATTGAGAACTTAAAAATGTATTTTAACGGAAAGCTTATACTCAACATATACCCAAAACCTAAGGAACAAATTATTATTAGTAAAGCCAAAGCACCTCAACTAAAAAATTGGATTAACAATGGGGCCTTCTAA